From Magnolia sinica isolate HGM2019 chromosome 13, MsV1, whole genome shotgun sequence, one genomic window encodes:
- the LOC131223147 gene encoding uncharacterized protein LOC131223147, translated as MALARLYLKNFHPRVFTLPSKVVNSTKQSWESEIRWFSTAPTTTDKASSDGKSNGREVAVSEGGGGRLKPSLRKRRRPWSNQRGLVPFRLPDFFPRTGFGNVLMQVPENLNKILE; from the exons atggcgTTAGCTCGTTTGTATTTGAAGAATTTTCATCCAAGGGTCTTTACTCTACCGAGCAAAGTAGTAAACTCCACAAAACAATCTTGGGAGTCTGAGATCCGTTGGTTTTCGACGGCACCCACTACAACCGATAAAGCGTCCAGTGATGGGAAATCCAATGGCCGGGAAGTTGCTGTCTCTGAGGGTGGTGGTGGGAGATTGAAGCCATCTTTGAGGAAACGCCGACGGCCGTGGAGCAATCAGAGGGGGCTCGTTCCATTCCGTCTACCTG ATTTCTTTCCACGAACGGGCTTCGGGAACGTGTTGATGCAAGTGCCAGAAAACCTAAACAAGATCTTGGAGTAA